The uncultured Desulfobulbus sp. genome window below encodes:
- the glgP gene encoding alpha-glucan family phosphorylase, which yields MINLHSTGIEGFDALAELALDMRWSWDRATDEVWRQLDPELWEITHNPWVVLQTVSLDRIERVLVDPVFCKDVEVLVQTRRQEMEAQTWFQQQHSQSPLTKVAYFSMEFMLNEALPIYSGGLGNVAGDQLKAASDLGIPVVGVGLLYQQGYFRQVIDKDGNQQALFPYNDPGQLPIAPLRQANGEWLRLEITLPGYTVWLRTWQVQVGRVKLYLLDSNDAANFPVHRGITSELYGGGPELRLKQEMLLGIGGWRLLATLGMQPEVCHLNEGHAAFAVLERARCFMQETGQPFEVALAVTRAGNLFTTHTAVAAGFDRFDPALIEQYLKVYAEHDLGIPLQDLLALGRRNPHDLSESFNMAYLAIRGSGAVNGVSRLHGEVSRRLFEPLFPRWPTTEIPIGHVTNGVHIPTWDSAPADDLWTQACGKCRWQGTMDTLERDIRSVTDTDLWQFRLAASKSLVTYTRKRLARQLAATGASIEVVTQAGHLLDPNVLTLGFARRFATYKRPNLLLHDPARLLRLLTNPQHPVQLIIAGKAHPKDREGQALISQWIHFIRQADIRPHIVFLEDYDMLLTEHLVQGVDVWINTPRRPWEACGTSGMKVLVNGGINLSELDGWWAEAYAPDLGWALGDGQEHGDDPDWDAVEAESLYDILEQEVIPEFYCRDERGIPLAWVARMRESMARLTPYFSANRAVRDYTEQHYLPAAAAYQLRSADKSTVGKQLVDWQNNIQQKWEKLRFGDVKVETMGEHHHYEVQVYLNDLDPNAVRIELYAEPRESSTPIRQVMQRERQLVGASGGYAYSADVSATRPSSDYTARLVPNFDRVAVPLELAHILWQRG from the coding sequence ATGATAAATCTTCATTCTACGGGAATTGAGGGGTTTGACGCCCTGGCCGAGTTGGCCTTGGATATGCGGTGGTCGTGGGATCGTGCCACCGACGAGGTATGGCGGCAACTTGATCCTGAGCTTTGGGAAATCACCCATAACCCCTGGGTTGTCCTGCAGACGGTTTCCCTCGACCGAATCGAACGCGTCTTGGTCGATCCCGTTTTTTGCAAAGACGTCGAGGTGCTGGTTCAGACCAGACGGCAAGAAATGGAAGCCCAAACATGGTTTCAACAACAGCATTCTCAGTCTCCCTTAACAAAGGTCGCCTATTTCAGCATGGAATTTATGCTTAACGAAGCCTTGCCCATTTACTCGGGTGGTCTGGGCAATGTTGCGGGTGATCAGCTGAAAGCCGCCAGCGATCTCGGTATCCCGGTGGTTGGCGTCGGACTTTTGTATCAACAAGGGTATTTTCGTCAGGTGATCGACAAGGATGGAAATCAACAGGCCCTTTTTCCCTACAACGATCCTGGCCAATTACCGATAGCACCTTTGCGCCAAGCGAACGGAGAGTGGTTACGGTTGGAGATTACCTTGCCCGGATATACCGTCTGGCTGCGCACATGGCAGGTCCAGGTCGGTCGGGTCAAGCTGTATCTGCTCGACAGTAATGATGCGGCGAACTTTCCAGTACATCGAGGAATAACCAGTGAATTGTATGGTGGCGGACCAGAGTTGCGCCTTAAGCAAGAAATGCTGCTCGGCATCGGCGGCTGGCGATTGCTGGCTACTCTCGGCATGCAACCGGAAGTCTGCCACCTCAATGAGGGGCATGCAGCCTTTGCCGTGTTGGAGCGCGCACGTTGTTTTATGCAAGAAACAGGACAGCCCTTCGAAGTCGCGCTTGCCGTCACCCGGGCAGGCAACCTGTTTACCACGCACACGGCAGTCGCTGCCGGCTTTGATCGTTTCGACCCGGCCCTGATCGAGCAGTACCTCAAGGTCTATGCCGAGCATGATTTGGGCATACCCTTGCAGGATTTACTGGCTTTGGGCCGCCGGAATCCGCATGACTTATCGGAAAGTTTCAATATGGCCTATCTGGCAATTCGGGGCAGTGGTGCGGTCAATGGCGTCAGTCGCTTGCATGGGGAAGTCAGCCGCCGCCTCTTTGAGCCACTTTTTCCCCGTTGGCCGACGACGGAGATCCCCATCGGCCACGTGACCAACGGGGTGCATATACCGACCTGGGATTCCGCTCCAGCCGACGACCTTTGGACCCAAGCTTGCGGGAAATGCCGCTGGCAGGGAACAATGGATACACTGGAACGGGACATCCGTAGTGTTACCGATACCGATCTTTGGCAATTTCGGCTCGCTGCCAGCAAATCGCTCGTGACCTACACTCGGAAGCGTTTAGCCCGACAACTTGCTGCAACTGGGGCCTCAATCGAGGTGGTCACGCAGGCAGGACATCTCCTTGACCCCAATGTATTGACCCTGGGGTTTGCCCGCCGTTTTGCCACGTACAAAAGACCGAACCTGCTGCTGCACGACCCGGCGAGATTACTGCGCCTGCTGACCAATCCCCAGCACCCGGTTCAGCTCATCATTGCCGGTAAAGCCCATCCCAAGGACCGGGAAGGGCAGGCCTTGATCAGCCAATGGATCCATTTTATCCGCCAGGCAGATATCCGGCCACACATCGTTTTTCTCGAGGACTACGATATGCTACTGACCGAACATCTGGTGCAGGGCGTGGATGTTTGGATCAATACTCCACGGCGGCCATGGGAAGCCTGCGGCACAAGCGGCATGAAGGTGTTGGTTAATGGCGGTATCAATCTTTCAGAATTGGACGGATGGTGGGCTGAAGCCTATGCTCCGGATCTAGGATGGGCGCTGGGAGATGGGCAAGAACATGGCGATGATCCGGATTGGGATGCGGTGGAGGCAGAGTCTCTCTACGATATTCTTGAACAAGAAGTGATTCCGGAATTTTATTGCCGTGACGAGAGAGGCATCCCCTTGGCATGGGTGGCGAGAATGCGAGAAAGCATGGCGCGGCTCACTCCATATTTTTCCGCCAACCGTGCAGTACGAGATTACACTGAGCAACATTATCTGCCGGCTGCTGCTGCCTATCAGTTACGCAGTGCCGATAAGAGCACGGTTGGTAAGCAACTGGTTGATTGGCAGAATAACATCCAACAAAAATGGGAAAAATTGCGTTTTGGAGACGTGAAGGTGGAGACCATGGGCGAACACCATCATTATGAAGTTCAGGTGTATCTCAACGATCTCGACCCGAATGCAGTTCGAATTGAGCTGTATGCAGAACCGAGAGAGTCCTCAACTCCAATACGGCAAGTGATGCAACGAGAACGCCAATTGGTGGGAGCCTCAGGTGGATATGCATACAGTGCGGACGTATCTGCGACCCGTCCTTCCTCTGACTATACAGCGCGCCTGGTCCCTAATTTCGACAGGGTTGCCGTCCCTCTGGAGCTTGCTCATATCCTCTGGCAAAGGGGCTAG
- a CDS encoding DUF4365 domain-containing protein, producing the protein MVKAKNTDRTERQGVHLVGLKLERAGFAEREQAASDYGIDSVAELIENEAATGRLLAIQIKSGSSYLHEKKNGHFIYRPDAAHVAYWLTHSLPVILCLCDIENETVYWQRLAVDTVEKTGKGYKVTVPETQVLQEDARSKLVDAMTHYVASTEYTLISTEDVSHGLAKRYSVRIVLNRSMTKPEMAVVVREVTARTAKRRYSRDDIVKRQWGDTDAHVVWTFVFSSAEDEKRSAYVCRSEWIDSKLSPDASPLKLIGEDIGDGIIVDWEKSPLTYFPTGSKDFDKEQYLAIVQPVITVVLESVEIIDSALADWNLKTNDDETFLEQTENALKAIDQKYHKYSSSPVAPFECADLDISIRSFLSLAQNIPLYHNEKGCSIWQPETRRIMTMKAINDVRKLWTRIEFELEKIK; encoded by the coding sequence GTGGTAAAAGCCAAAAATACAGATCGAACCGAACGCCAAGGTGTCCATTTAGTAGGGCTTAAGTTAGAGCGAGCAGGCTTCGCAGAGCGTGAACAAGCAGCTAGTGATTACGGTATTGATTCGGTCGCTGAACTAATTGAGAACGAGGCCGCGACCGGGCGATTACTGGCAATCCAAATCAAGTCAGGGTCCAGTTATCTACATGAAAAGAAAAATGGGCATTTCATTTATCGACCGGACGCGGCTCACGTAGCTTATTGGTTAACACACTCGCTCCCTGTAATTTTATGCTTGTGTGACATTGAAAACGAAACCGTCTACTGGCAGAGACTTGCGGTCGACACCGTGGAGAAAACAGGCAAGGGATACAAGGTGACCGTGCCGGAGACTCAGGTTCTCCAGGAGGATGCACGATCAAAGCTTGTCGATGCGATGACTCACTATGTCGCCTCAACTGAGTACACATTAATTAGCACCGAAGATGTCAGTCATGGGCTTGCCAAGCGCTATTCTGTCCGAATCGTCCTCAATCGAAGCATGACTAAGCCTGAAATGGCAGTCGTAGTCAGAGAAGTGACAGCTCGAACCGCTAAACGCAGATATTCTAGGGACGACATAGTGAAGCGCCAATGGGGAGATACGGATGCGCACGTAGTTTGGACATTTGTCTTTTCAAGCGCAGAGGATGAGAAACGGTCGGCCTATGTTTGTCGAAGCGAGTGGATCGATTCCAAACTTAGCCCCGATGCATCACCATTGAAACTGATAGGCGAAGACATCGGTGACGGGATCATCGTCGACTGGGAGAAAAGCCCTCTGACATATTTCCCCACGGGTAGCAAAGATTTCGACAAGGAGCAGTATCTCGCCATCGTCCAACCAGTCATAACGGTGGTCTTGGAAAGCGTGGAAATTATCGATTCAGCTCTCGCAGACTGGAATTTAAAAACTAATGATGATGAAACCTTCCTTGAACAGACTGAGAATGCGCTGAAAGCAATTGACCAGAAGTACCATAAATACTCATCCTCGCCAGTAGCCCCCTTCGAATGTGCGGACTTAGATATCTCTATACGGAGTTTCTTGTCTCTGGCGCAAAACATCCCCCTATATCACAACGAAAAGGGCTGTTCTATATGGCAGCCGGAAACGCGCCGAATAATGACAATGAAAGCCATCAATGATGTGAGAAAGCTTTGGACCAGGATTGAATTTGAACTTGAAAAAATTAAATAA